From the Leptolyngbya sp. O-77 genome, one window contains:
- a CDS encoding DUF4347 domain-containing protein has protein sequence MSISKSAHTLVVFDRGIADLETLVAGVSDAAGVLVLDAQQDAIAQITAVLTQYPQVNQVHLVSHGSEGCLRLGDRPLSLETLDRYAWELQSWFSAAANAPSQPMLILYGCRVAAGEAGAEFLQKLHQLTGATIVASTTDTGSASLGGNWELEVSFPQGTGTLSQPAISETARHLYSGILSPGNDNFANRFFLSGTNVTTTGSNVGATAEMGEPAQSGIVNSAWWSWTAPTTGQYVIDTIGSSFDTFLFVYTGSTLATLNLVASDDDSGGSLASRITLNTTAGTTYQISVDGFNSNTGAIALNINQVVNNAPTNVNLSSTSVNENVIAGFTVGGLSTVDPDAGNTHTYSLVAGAGDTDNATFSIVGNQLRINTSPDFETKNSYSIRVRTTDQGGLFFERVFTINVNDVNETPTNLTLSNTTRDENIPANSLIGNFGTVDPDTGNTHTYSLVAGAGDTDNAAFTIVGNELRINASPDFETKSSYSIRVRTTDQGGLFTERMFTVNINNLEEAPTNLQLSSNELLENVPADTVVGTLSTVDSDLGDTHTYSLVSGTGDDDNGAFTIVGDELRINTSPDFEAKNSYSLRVRTTDQTGRFFDRVLTVYVNSVNEAPTDIILSSTSVEENVVPDTVVATLSAVDPDAEDEHTYLLVAGAGDDDNAAFTLEGNELRINDMPDFEAKSVYRVRIRAIDRDGLFYEKAVQINITDVDESGNAPPTSISLSTASIDENVSANTVVGTFSTVDPNPGDVHTYSLVNGVGSTDNAAFTIVGNQLRINVSPNFEAKPSYNIRVRSRDQSGGIFERQMVITVNNVNETPTAINLSTTNVNENVPANSAVAILSTVDPDTGNTHTYTLVSGEGDTDNAEFSIVGNQLRINTSPDFETKNGYSIRLRSTDQGGLFTERTVNIGINNVNEAPTQLEFSATNVNENMPANSVIGTFTTTDPDAGNTHTYTLVSGAGSADNTAFTIVGNQLRIRNAPDFETKPNYTIRVRTTDQGGQFFERQFSITVNDLNDAPSSITLSNNAVRENDAGVVIGRLTVADQDRNQTHSFTVSDQRFEVVNGQLKLKFGQSIDFEQEKQVNLSITAFDNGSPSLSRTQSFTINVQDVPEIDVEKFRSGVTGALTQLAVVLDNDLARSSLPILGTLSDRYVPAFLRNLTSTLVGGMANGEQLTVSEFQNRLSRNLPGVRVLTDFSQAKQFEVTLDMTQTYNLGSVGLNSNMGLPMLSMRTTGSANASVLGGMKLTFGFHDDFGFYFNTNASKTFFGAELTAALSNNFSAQATLGFLQANLTNDLSNPTRVTGGFKALLKDIDNIPGAPNDGDRLTLTELRRRNANSSFRELFGTEFAITPNLGMKARTGIANFEGMPSINFDLALKWNAFTYRDGRSSSGNPQLEFNNVTLDLGSFISGFARPVLTRIDNTIRPFRPVINFLNADTRILSSLGLTGPFDQNRDGRATVVEVVSTLSRWRFGRGIDTRFIDAISALDAAITALNQLTASDGNLAINFGSYSIGTVDTNAAPGSLSQSSPRTTRGQSTNSLTQASSNSRVRNFINALNRVEGLGFPILSDPNQAINLLLGRTATLFRYDMPDLDFNLHLEQKFPVIWPLEGRLFGDLRVRSNLDFGYDTFGFQEWQRAGYSSSAASRLIDGFYVTDFPGDEITVDATIGAGFGVNVGIAEGRIDGGLRGKAGIDLIDVGENTRNPVWDSEYSRVWNEINRQIGHISFLRPLVGAQTIATLNSRGIREFVNLSDGRIRTTEITSRLSNPLSLFQIQGVVNVFLDAYARVGVRILGKLIGKEWRKNLATFKIMEFSVGGGASVGRISQKYISGATIFLDANNNGVLDENEPYTISSFDGSYELKFATELFDKNENGVIDPDEGQILAVGGYDTFTNEKMDVPLSAPVGYSMVTPVTTMINALVRMGDVDVATAAAQVKAALGLPAALDLGTFDPIIAMRDGDPNGAKVMAAHVAIYTLMDQAATLLRGATGLSGEMLSMLVTGAIADAIEPGKPLDLSNSSVVANILKTTVGALEMVSPAPELAKVTAIADQVATIMAEGVQRLQAVLAKPGNAAALLREVSELQGFLVNNTSKDLAAAILGTKTIDQVLDANTGDGLLAGLKRREAMKNRATLPGTNEIDFLKGTNQSEILVGLKKGDRIRALGGDDMVAGDLGNDWLHGGTGNDTLNGGQDDDTLIGGAGDDVLIGRSGKDMLIGGRGRDTFQIAANKKGSNFIRDFKAAEDRIEITLGREFAELPTGKGISADQFRLGSRAATETERFIYNQSKGALFFDLDGSGAGQQVKIAQLNAGAALTHTQISIA, from the coding sequence AATTCTCAGTCCAGGCAACGACAACTTTGCTAATCGATTTTTCCTGAGCGGCACTAACGTCACCACTACAGGTTCCAACGTTGGCGCAACAGCAGAGATGGGTGAGCCAGCGCAAAGCGGCATCGTCAACTCTGCGTGGTGGTCTTGGACGGCTCCCACGACCGGGCAGTATGTTATCGACACCATCGGCAGTAGCTTTGACACATTTCTCTTTGTCTACACCGGATCGACGCTCGCCACACTCAATCTAGTGGCTTCGGACGACGACTCAGGGGGAAGCCTGGCAAGTCGCATCACCCTCAATACAACTGCTGGAACAACCTACCAAATTTCGGTTGATGGCTTTAATTCAAACACGGGGGCGATCGCGCTCAACATCAACCAAGTTGTGAACAATGCCCCAACGAATGTCAACCTCAGCAGCACCAGTGTTAACGAGAATGTTATCGCTGGTTTCACAGTGGGTGGACTTAGCACCGTTGACCCCGACGCAGGCAATACTCACACCTACAGCCTGGTAGCAGGGGCAGGAGACACCGATAACGCTACTTTCAGCATTGTCGGCAACCAGCTTCGGATCAACACCTCACCCGACTTTGAAACCAAGAACAGCTATAGCATCCGCGTCCGCACGACCGATCAGGGCGGATTGTTCTTTGAGCGCGTCTTCACTATCAACGTGAACGACGTGAATGAAACGCCGACCAACCTGACGCTGAGCAACACCACACGAGATGAAAATATTCCTGCCAATTCTCTAATTGGCAACTTCGGTACCGTTGACCCCGACACAGGCAACACCCACACCTACAGCCTGGTGGCAGGTGCGGGAGATACCGATAACGCTGCCTTCACGATCGTCGGCAACGAACTGCGGATCAATGCCTCCCCCGACTTTGAAACCAAGAGCAGCTACAGCATTCGGGTTCGCACGACGGATCAGGGCGGATTATTCACCGAGCGCATGTTCACGGTCAACATCAACAACCTGGAAGAAGCGCCAACCAATCTGCAACTCAGCAGCAATGAACTGTTGGAAAACGTCCCTGCCGATACCGTCGTCGGCACGCTAAGTACGGTTGACTCTGACCTGGGAGACACCCACACCTACAGCCTGGTCAGCGGCACAGGCGATGACGACAATGGTGCGTTCACGATTGTTGGCGACGAGCTGCGAATTAACACGTCACCCGATTTTGAAGCCAAGAACAGCTACAGCCTCCGGGTTCGCACGACCGACCAGACTGGGCGCTTCTTTGACCGCGTCCTGACGGTTTACGTCAACAGCGTAAATGAGGCTCCGACGGATATTATCCTGAGCAGCACCAGCGTTGAAGAAAATGTGGTGCCGGATACGGTGGTGGCCACGCTCAGCGCCGTAGACCCAGATGCAGAGGACGAGCATACCTATTTGCTGGTGGCAGGTGCGGGTGACGACGACAATGCCGCCTTTACCCTGGAGGGCAACGAGCTACGAATCAACGATATGCCAGACTTTGAAGCCAAGTCGGTGTATCGGGTTCGGATTCGCGCCATCGATCGCGATGGGCTGTTCTATGAAAAAGCCGTTCAGATCAACATCACGGATGTAGACGAGTCGGGCAATGCGCCGCCGACCAGCATTAGCCTCAGCACCGCCAGCATTGATGAAAACGTTTCTGCCAATACCGTCGTGGGCACGTTTTCGACGGTCGATCCCAACCCTGGCGATGTGCATACCTATAGCCTGGTGAATGGGGTCGGCTCGACGGATAACGCAGCGTTTACGATTGTCGGCAATCAGCTCCGAATTAACGTATCGCCTAACTTTGAGGCGAAGCCCAGCTACAACATCCGCGTGCGATCGCGCGACCAGAGTGGCGGCATTTTTGAGCGGCAGATGGTGATCACGGTTAACAACGTGAACGAAACCCCGACCGCCATCAATCTCAGCACGACGAACGTCAATGAGAACGTTCCTGCGAACAGCGCTGTTGCAATTCTCAGCACAGTTGATCCCGACACAGGCAACACGCATACCTATACGCTAGTGAGCGGCGAAGGTGACACTGACAATGCTGAATTTAGCATTGTAGGTAACCAGCTTCGGATCAATACTTCACCTGACTTTGAGACCAAGAATGGCTACAGCATTCGTCTTCGTTCGACCGATCAGGGTGGATTGTTCACCGAACGCACGGTCAACATCGGCATCAACAACGTCAACGAAGCACCGACTCAACTGGAGTTCAGCGCTACGAACGTGAATGAGAACATGCCCGCGAATAGTGTGATCGGCACGTTCACCACCACCGATCCCGATGCAGGCAATACCCACACCTACACGCTGGTATCGGGCGCTGGCTCGGCTGACAACACTGCCTTCACCATCGTTGGCAACCAGCTCCGCATCCGCAACGCTCCCGATTTTGAAACCAAGCCGAACTACACGATTCGCGTCCGCACGACGGATCAGGGCGGGCAGTTCTTTGAGCGGCAGTTTAGCATTACCGTCAACGACCTGAACGACGCACCCAGCAGCATCACCCTCAGCAACAACGCTGTGCGAGAAAACGATGCTGGCGTGGTGATTGGCCGCCTGACGGTTGCCGATCAAGATCGCAACCAAACTCACAGCTTTACGGTTAGCGATCAGCGCTTTGAAGTGGTGAATGGGCAACTGAAGCTGAAGTTTGGACAGAGTATCGACTTTGAACAGGAAAAGCAGGTCAATCTCAGCATCACGGCCTTTGACAACGGGTCGCCCAGCCTCAGCCGCACCCAGAGCTTCACGATCAACGTGCAGGATGTGCCAGAAATTGATGTGGAGAAGTTCCGCTCTGGCGTGACGGGAGCGCTGACCCAGCTAGCCGTAGTGCTGGACAACGACCTAGCGCGGAGTTCTCTGCCGATTCTGGGAACGCTGAGCGATCGCTATGTCCCTGCTTTCCTGAGGAACCTGACCAGCACCCTCGTCGGCGGCATGGCTAATGGGGAGCAACTGACCGTTAGCGAATTCCAAAACCGACTGAGCCGCAATCTGCCTGGTGTGCGAGTGCTGACCGACTTCAGTCAGGCGAAGCAGTTTGAAGTGACGCTAGACATGACCCAGACCTACAACCTGGGTTCCGTCGGGCTGAATAGCAACATGGGGCTGCCGATGCTGAGCATGAGAACCACGGGTTCTGCCAATGCCAGCGTCCTCGGCGGCATGAAGCTGACCTTTGGGTTCCATGATGACTTCGGCTTCTATTTCAACACCAACGCCAGCAAGACTTTCTTTGGGGCAGAACTGACGGCTGCGTTGTCGAACAACTTCAGCGCCCAGGCCACGCTGGGCTTCTTGCAGGCAAACCTGACCAATGATCTGTCCAATCCTACGCGGGTGACGGGCGGCTTTAAGGCGCTGTTGAAAGACATCGACAATATTCCGGGTGCGCCCAATGATGGCGATCGCCTCACCCTGACCGAACTGCGGCGACGCAACGCTAACTCCAGCTTCCGTGAACTGTTTGGCACCGAATTTGCCATCACGCCAAACCTGGGTATGAAAGCCCGCACGGGCATCGCCAACTTTGAGGGAATGCCCTCCATCAACTTTGACCTGGCGCTTAAGTGGAACGCCTTTACCTATCGCGATGGCCGCAGCTCATCGGGCAATCCCCAGCTTGAGTTCAACAACGTCACGCTAGATCTAGGTTCCTTTATCTCTGGCTTTGCCCGACCCGTCCTCACTCGCATTGACAACACCATCAGACCCTTCCGCCCGGTCATCAACTTCCTGAACGCTGACACTCGCATCCTTAGCAGCCTGGGCTTGACCGGCCCCTTTGACCAAAACCGCGACGGCCGGGCCACAGTCGTAGAAGTTGTTAGCACCCTCAGCCGCTGGCGCTTTGGCCGCGGCATCGACACTCGGTTCATCGATGCCATTAGCGCCCTGGATGCAGCCATCACTGCCCTCAACCAGCTCACCGCCAGCGACGGCAACCTGGCCATCAACTTTGGCTCCTACAGCATCGGCACTGTAGACACCAATGCTGCACCGGGCAGCCTGTCCCAGAGCAGCCCCCGCACCACCAGAGGGCAAAGCACAAACTCCCTGACCCAGGCTTCGAGCAACTCGCGCGTGCGGAACTTTATCAATGCGCTGAACCGGGTCGAAGGGCTGGGCTTCCCTATCCTGTCTGATCCCAACCAGGCGATTAACCTGCTGCTGGGCCGCACGGCGACACTGTTCCGCTACGACATGCCCGACCTGGACTTCAACCTCCACCTGGAGCAGAAGTTCCCCGTGATTTGGCCACTCGAAGGCAGGCTGTTCGGCGATCTCCGCGTGCGAAGCAATCTCGACTTTGGCTACGACACCTTTGGCTTCCAAGAGTGGCAGCGAGCGGGCTATTCCAGTTCTGCCGCCTCCAGGCTGATTGATGGTTTCTATGTCACCGACTTCCCTGGCGATGAAATTACCGTCGATGCGACGATTGGCGCAGGTTTTGGGGTGAATGTGGGCATTGCCGAAGGGCGCATTGACGGAGGTCTGCGAGGCAAGGCAGGCATCGACCTGATCGACGTAGGCGAAAATACTCGAAATCCAGTTTGGGATTCGGAGTATAGCCGAGTCTGGAACGAGATCAATCGGCAGATTGGCCATATCTCTTTTCTCCGTCCACTTGTTGGCGCACAAACGATTGCAACGCTCAATTCGCGGGGCATTCGCGAGTTTGTCAACCTTAGTGACGGCCGCATCCGCACCACTGAGATTACGTCTCGCCTGAGCAATCCGCTGAGCCTGTTCCAGATTCAGGGCGTGGTGAACGTGTTCCTGGATGCCTATGCGCGGGTTGGGGTGCGGATTTTGGGCAAGCTGATTGGCAAGGAATGGCGAAAGAACCTGGCGACGTTCAAGATTATGGAGTTCAGCGTGGGGGGCGGCGCTTCTGTAGGACGGATCAGCCAGAAATATATTTCAGGGGCCACGATCTTCCTAGATGCCAACAACAACGGCGTGCTGGACGAGAACGAGCCTTACACCATCAGCAGCTTCGACGGCTCCTACGAGCTGAAGTTTGCTACCGAACTGTTTGACAAGAATGAAAACGGTGTCATTGACCCCGACGAGGGGCAAATTCTGGCGGTAGGTGGCTACGACACGTTTACCAACGAAAAGATGGATGTGCCGCTGTCGGCTCCGGTGGGCTATAGCATGGTCACGCCAGTCACCACTATGATTAACGCGCTGGTGCGGATGGGTGATGTGGATGTAGCGACGGCCGCCGCTCAGGTGAAGGCGGCGCTGGGACTGCCTGCGGCTCTCGATCTGGGAACCTTTGATCCGATTATTGCTATGCGCGACGGCGACCCGAACGGGGCGAAAGTGATGGCGGCCCATGTGGCGATTTACACGTTAATGGATCAGGCGGCGACGCTGCTGCGGGGGGCAACGGGGCTATCGGGCGAAATGCTGAGTATGTTGGTAACAGGGGCGATCGCCGATGCGATTGAACCGGGCAAGCCGCTGGATTTGAGCAATAGCTCGGTGGTGGCGAATATCCTGAAGACGACCGTTGGCGCACTGGAAATGGTCAGCCCTGCGCCAGAGCTAGCCAAGGTGACGGCGATCGCCGATCAGGTCGCTACCATCATGGCAGAAGGCGTGCAGCGGCTCCAGGCGGTGTTGGCAAAACCGGGCAATGCGGCGGCGCTGCTGCGGGAAGTTAGCGAACTCCAGGGCTTCCTGGTCAACAACACCTCGAAGGATCTGGCGGCTGCGATCCTGGGTACGAAGACCATCGATCAGGTGCTAGATGCCAATACGGGCGATGGGCTGCTGGCCGGTCTGAAGCGCCGCGAAGCTATGAAGAACCGCGCGACCCTTCCGGGCACCAACGAAATCGACTTCCTCAAGGGCACCAACCAGAGCGAAATTTTGGTAGGTCTGAAGAAGGGCGATCGCATTCGGGCGCTGGGCGGCGACGACATGGTGGCCGGCGACCTGGGCAATGACTGGCTGCACGGTGGCACCGGCAACGACACGCTGAACGGCGGGCAGGATGACGACACCCTGATCGGCGGCGCGGGCGATGACGTGCTGATTGGTCGCAGCGGCAAGGATATGCTGATCGGCGGCAGAGGTCGCGACACCTTCCAGATCGCTGCCAACAAGAAGGGCAGCAACTTTATCCGCGACTTCAAAGCAGCAGAAGACCGCATCGAAATCACGCTGGGTCGAGAGTTTGCAGAACTGCCCACTGGCAAGGGCATCAGCGCCGACCAGTTCCGCCTGGGCAGCAGGGCAGCGACCGAAACCGAGCGGTTTATCTACAACCAAAGCAAGGGAGCGCTGTTCTTTGACCTCGACGGCAGCGGCGCGGGTCAGCAGGTGAAGATTGCTCAACTCAACGCTGGCGCGGCTCTGACCCATACTCAGATCTCGATTGCTTGA
- a CDS encoding transposase, translating to MRQRYAGRIRDWCSDESRVGLLTVQLVFQPPYCPEVNLIERVWRELKRELAWVHFDDVGQLQPAISQWVCRLSAESLRSLTQGDWIVDALCVAGI from the coding sequence TTGAGACAACGCTATGCTGGGCGAATCCGCGATTGGTGCAGTGATGAGAGCCGCGTCGGACTGCTGACGGTTCAATTGGTGTTTCAGCCGCCTTATTGCCCTGAGGTCAATCTCATTGAGCGGGTCTGGCGGGAACTCAAGCGGGAGCTAGCTTGGGTTCACTTTGATGATGTTGGCCAACTCCAGCCCGCCATCAGCCAGTGGGTTTGTCGCCTTTCGGCTGAGTCGCTGCGATCGCTGACTCAGGGGGATTGGATTGTCGATGCTCTATGTGTAGCGGGTATTTAG
- a CDS encoding helix-turn-helix domain-containing protein, producing the protein MSGVLKIDIAETAEELKAVLEQQQRSSQRRKVQVLWWLKTGQAKRVEQLAQLSGCHRTTVSRWLSQYRQSGLEGLVEVASRSGRPRAISGEVLASLERELQNPEGFSSYGAVQQWLAAVQGQPVPYKTVHKTVRYRLKAKLKVARPVSQKQTPGACESFQQTLQPRSASRFRQP; encoded by the coding sequence ATGAGTGGAGTCCTCAAAATCGATATCGCTGAAACAGCAGAAGAGCTAAAAGCCGTCTTGGAACAACAGCAACGGTCATCTCAGCGCCGTAAAGTACAGGTGTTGTGGTGGTTAAAAACAGGACAAGCGAAGCGTGTTGAGCAGTTAGCCCAACTGAGCGGTTGCCATCGGACGACCGTGTCTCGTTGGCTGAGCCAGTATCGACAGAGTGGACTCGAAGGGTTGGTGGAGGTAGCATCTCGCAGTGGACGACCGCGAGCGATTAGTGGTGAAGTCCTGGCATCTTTAGAGCGGGAACTGCAAAATCCAGAAGGCTTTAGCAGTTATGGAGCGGTGCAGCAGTGGCTTGCAGCGGTGCAGGGTCAACCCGTCCCCTACAAGACGGTGCATAAGACGGTGCGCTATCGACTCAAAGCGAAGCTCAAAGTGGCCCGTCCGGTGTCCCAGAAGCAGACTCCTGGGGCGTGCGAGTCCTTTCAGCAAACCTTGCAGCCCAGATCAGCCAGTCGCTTCCGCCAGCCTTGA
- a CDS encoding ABC transporter ATP-binding protein, whose protein sequence is MPPSRFLFYIARQYPGWIGLTVLLGLLGGVFNGVSTALIAPVLLNFLGQPVPLRGLPEAIQRLLSPFENLPEGQRLWVMTVAVVLLIGLKNLAAYGNALVAGALKRVLVTDWREAGLRLLLSVDLSFFAGSSLGDVMNQLNVEVNRSATAVATAVRGLTTGITILVFLGLLLALSWPLTLVAAGLLAGVTLVNQMSVARSRQYGEALSEASKHYSIALLDVLTGMRLVRAAATEDQEYARLRRRVRDRERAEYQSLASSAAIAPLSEVVGVVALILIVWIGRTFLATEMQTLSTVLLTFLLLLFRMLPLLGQLNTARNQFANALPSIQQTQTFLNRRDKPFMQNGTIPFTGLRQGIRFRDVSFSYAASDRISVAQPERNSIAEPDCFVLEHISLELPKGTTLALVGASGAGKSTLADLLPRFYDPTLGTVELDGIDLRQFNLKTVRRAMGIISQDTILFNASVRDNIAYGCPDATEAQVWQAAKLAYADEFIRQLPDGLDTRIGDRGVLLSGGQRQRLAIARALLQNPEILILDEATSALDTVSERLVQAAIEALSRDRTTLVIAHRLSTVQRADQIAVLDQGRVVELGTHEDLLRQNGYYARLCALQFADEMAPSASAVPTQLARRSYEIRNRLNAMIGSLRLLVDGIVTDLDEQIELTEEAYYSTLNVLRSLEALERGYEGKSD, encoded by the coding sequence ATGCCCCCCTCTCGTTTCCTTTTCTACATCGCCCGCCAATACCCCGGCTGGATCGGGCTGACGGTGCTGCTGGGGCTGTTGGGCGGCGTGTTTAATGGCGTAAGTACGGCGCTGATTGCGCCCGTGCTGCTGAATTTTTTGGGACAGCCTGTGCCGCTGCGGGGGCTGCCGGAGGCGATTCAGCGGTTGCTGAGTCCGTTTGAAAATCTACCGGAAGGGCAGCGGCTGTGGGTGATGACGGTGGCAGTGGTGCTGCTAATCGGGCTGAAAAATCTGGCGGCCTATGGCAATGCACTGGTGGCGGGGGCGCTGAAGCGAGTGCTGGTGACGGATTGGCGCGAGGCGGGGCTGCGGCTGCTGCTGTCGGTGGATCTGAGTTTTTTTGCAGGCAGCAGTCTGGGCGACGTGATGAACCAACTCAACGTGGAGGTGAATCGCTCGGCGACGGCCGTGGCGACGGCGGTGCGCGGCCTGACTACGGGTATCACGATTCTGGTCTTTCTGGGGCTGCTGCTGGCGCTGTCGTGGCCGCTGACACTAGTGGCGGCGGGGCTGCTGGCGGGGGTGACGCTGGTAAATCAGATGAGCGTCGCGCGATCGCGCCAGTATGGAGAAGCCCTGTCGGAAGCATCAAAGCATTACTCAATCGCCCTGCTGGACGTGCTAACTGGGATGCGGCTGGTGCGGGCGGCGGCGACGGAAGACCAAGAATATGCCCGACTGCGGCGGCGGGTGCGCGATCGCGAACGGGCCGAGTATCAATCCTTGGCTAGCTCAGCGGCGATCGCCCCCCTCAGCGAAGTCGTCGGCGTGGTAGCGCTGATTTTAATCGTGTGGATTGGGCGCACGTTTTTGGCTACAGAAATGCAGACGCTTTCCACCGTGCTACTGACCTTTTTGCTGCTGCTGTTTCGGATGCTGCCGCTGCTAGGTCAGCTCAACACCGCCCGCAACCAATTCGCCAATGCCCTGCCCAGCATTCAGCAGACCCAGACCTTTTTGAATCGCCGCGACAAGCCGTTTATGCAAAATGGCACGATTCCCTTTACCGGACTGCGGCAGGGCATTCGGTTTCGGGATGTGTCTTTTAGCTATGCAGCGAGCGATCGTATTAGCGTTGCACAGCCAGAACGCAACAGCATCGCAGAACCCGATTGCTTCGTGCTGGAACACATCTCGCTGGAACTGCCCAAGGGCACGACGCTGGCGCTGGTGGGCGCATCTGGCGCGGGCAAATCGACCCTGGCGGATCTGCTGCCCCGCTTTTATGACCCGACGCTGGGCACCGTGGAGCTAGACGGCATCGACCTGCGGCAGTTCAACCTGAAAACCGTGCGGCGGGCGATGGGCATTATCAGCCAGGACACAATTTTGTTTAACGCTTCGGTGCGCGACAACATTGCCTATGGCTGTCCCGATGCGACCGAAGCGCAGGTATGGCAGGCGGCAAAACTCGCCTATGCCGATGAGTTTATCCGGCAGTTGCCAGACGGATTGGATACCCGGATTGGCGATCGCGGCGTGTTGCTCTCTGGGGGGCAGCGCCAGCGGCTGGCGATCGCCCGTGCCCTGCTGCAAAATCCCGAAATCCTCATCCTCGACGAAGCCACCAGCGCCCTCGACACCGTATCCGAACGGCTCGTGCAGGCCGCCATCGAAGCCCTCAGCCGCGATCGCACGACCCTGGTCATCGCCCATCGCCTCTCCACCGTGCAGCGGGCCGACCAAATCGCCGTCCTCGACCAGGGCCGCGTGGTGGAGTTGGGCACCCACGAAGACTTGCTGCGGCAAAACGGCTATTACGCCCGCCTCTGCGCCCTCCAGTTTGCCGACGAAATGGCCCCCAGTGCCAGCGCCGTACCCACCCAGCTAGCCCGCCGCTCCTACGAAATCCGCAATCGGCTCAACGCCATGATCGGCTCTCTGCGGCTGTTGGTCGATGGCATTGTGACAGACCTCGACGAGCAGATTGAACTCACCGAAGAAGCCTACTATTCCACGCTCAACGTGCTTCGTAGCCTGGAAGCGCTGGAACGCGGCTATGAAGGCAAGTCGGATTGA
- a CDS encoding FAD-dependent oxidoreductase, whose translation MGLAETLLSALPNNPLLGLRRADALWQAYREGRIPCSTVITESSEPLGETEWDVVICGGTLGLLMGCALVRRGWRVALLERGILQGRDQEWNISRRELAVLVNRHLLSPAELEGAIASEYNPARIAFHGGTELWVRDVLNVGVSPRQLLETLKAKFLAAGGQLFEQTGFEAATVHPDGVAVQAGNGFKTRLLLDAMGHFSPISQQARGGQKPDAVCMVVGTCAQGFPHNQTGDLFASITPIENQCQYFWEAFPARDGRTTYLFTYLDAHPSRPSLEQLFDEYFRLLPQYQGVALEALNIGRSLYGFFPCYRQSPLQPKWSRILPIGDSSGGQSPLSFGGFGAMLRHLPRLTDGIHQALATDQLHRSTLALLQPYQPNISVTWLFQRAMSVGVNQTVPPDQINQLLSAVFADMAVLGDPVLKPFLQDVVQFPALAQAMLRTSVVHPRVVLQIIPQVGLGTLVDWLWHYANLGLYAGLNQIGQLHKHFGGISRWPWSKSLPPPWSYRISRWLDAWKYGSGGDYEREDQGE comes from the coding sequence ATGGGACTTGCCGAAACCCTCCTGTCTGCCTTGCCTAATAATCCGCTACTGGGGCTGCGCCGAGCCGATGCCCTGTGGCAAGCCTATCGAGAGGGCAGGATTCCCTGTTCCACTGTCATAACTGAATCCTCAGAGCCACTGGGCGAAACCGAGTGGGACGTGGTGATTTGCGGCGGCACGCTGGGGCTGCTGATGGGCTGTGCGCTCGTACGGCGGGGCTGGCGGGTGGCGCTGCTGGAGCGGGGAATTTTGCAGGGGCGCGACCAGGAGTGGAATATTTCGCGGCGAGAACTGGCGGTGCTGGTCAACCGGCATCTGCTGAGTCCGGCAGAACTGGAGGGGGCGATCGCCAGTGAATATAACCCTGCCCGCATCGCCTTTCACGGCGGCACGGAACTCTGGGTGCGAGATGTGCTGAATGTGGGCGTGAGTCCCCGACAGTTGCTTGAAACGCTGAAAGCAAAATTCCTGGCAGCGGGCGGGCAGTTGTTCGAGCAAACCGGGTTTGAGGCGGCGACGGTTCATCCGGATGGCGTGGCAGTACAGGCTGGCAACGGGTTCAAAACGCGCCTGCTGCTGGACGCGATGGGGCACTTTTCGCCCATTAGTCAGCAGGCGAGAGGCGGGCAGAAGCCAGACGCGGTTTGTATGGTGGTGGGCACCTGCGCCCAGGGCTTTCCGCATAACCAAACGGGCGACCTGTTTGCTTCGATTACGCCGATTGAAAATCAGTGCCAGTATTTTTGGGAGGCCTTTCCCGCCCGCGATGGCAGGACGACGTATCTCTTTACCTATCTGGATGCACACCCCAGCCGCCCCAGCCTGGAGCAGTTGTTTGACGAGTATTTTCGGCTATTGCCACAGTATCAGGGGGTGGCGCTGGAGGCGCTAAACATTGGGCGATCGCTCTATGGCTTTTTTCCCTGCTATCGCCAGAGTCCGCTCCAGCCCAAGTGGAGCCGGATTTTGCCCATCGGCGACAGCAGCGGCGGCCAATCTCCCCTCAGCTTTGGCGGCTTTGGAGCGATGCTGCGCCACCTGCCCCGTCTGACAGACGGCATTCACCAGGCCTTGGCAACCGATCAACTCCACCGCTCCACCCTAGCACTGTTGCAACCCTACCAGCCCAACATCTCCGTGACTTGGCTGTTCCAACGCGCCATGAGCGTTGGGGTCAACCAGACTGTGCCCCCCGATCAGATTAACCAGCTACTCTCGGCTGTCTTTGCCGATATGGCAGTCCTGGGCGACCCCGTGCTGAAGCCTTTTTTGCAAGACGTGGTGCAGTTTCCCGCGCTGGCCCAAGCCATGCTGCGAACCTCGGTGGTGCATCCCCGTGTGGTGCTGCAAATTATCCCGCAGGTGGGGCTGGGCACTCTTGTGGACTGGCTCTGGCATTATGCCAACCTAGGGCTATACGCGGGCCTAAACCAAATCGGGCAGTTGCACAAGCATTTTGGAGGCATATCGCGCTGGCCCTGGAGCAAGTCGCTGCCGCCCCCCTGGAGCTATCGCATCTCACGCTGGCTAGATGCCTGGAAGTATGGGTCGGGAGGGGATTATGAGCGGGAAGATCAGGGAGAATAG